A window of Bacteroidales bacterium contains these coding sequences:
- a CDS encoding DUF433 domain-containing protein produces the protein MQNEQLLERIVIDPEILTGKPVIKGTRLSVQYIIGLMASGADFSEIISEYPKLMEEDILACLLFASKTLGSNTKLSHEVSD, from the coding sequence ATGCAAAATGAACAACTGCTCGAACGAATAGTCATTGATCCGGAAATACTTACCGGTAAACCGGTGATTAAAGGCACACGGCTTTCGGTCCAATACATTATCGGTTTGATGGCTTCGGGCGCCGATTTCAGCGAAATTATTTCGGAATACCCAAAATTGATGGAGGAGGATATTTTGGCATGTTTGCTATTTGCCTCAAAAACATTAGGCAGCAATACAAAGTTGTCGCATGAAGTTTCGGATTGA
- a CDS encoding type II toxin-antitoxin system RelE/ParE family toxin, with translation MGKSKEQNPASYTLRISENALCNLDEITGYIAFVRHQPQNAIHVGEMFFDTIRRIQKNPLAFRECDEIPTSSKIYRKAVCLSWLIIYKIKSDVITVLGVIHGSRRPSKISRLRRRK, from the coding sequence ATGGGAAAGTCAAAAGAGCAAAATCCAGCGTCTTATACGTTGAGGATTTCTGAGAATGCTTTATGCAACCTTGATGAGATCACCGGATACATTGCTTTTGTTCGGCATCAGCCACAAAACGCCATCCACGTTGGTGAAATGTTTTTCGACACAATCAGACGAATCCAAAAAAATCCACTTGCATTTCGTGAGTGTGATGAAATTCCTACCAGTTCAAAAATTTATCGTAAAGCTGTTTGCTTAAGCTGGCTTATCATTTACAAAATTAAATCTGATGTCATTACAGTTTTGGGTGTTATTCACGGAAGTAGGAGACCTTCAAAAATATCCAGGTTGAGGCGGAGAAAATGA
- a CDS encoding LPP20 family lipoprotein encodes MKHWLPLILFAFITTFTLAQQPTREAIERSGNFYFGTGVSNDENRARDEALSAISSMIAVTVAGSFESSARESNLNYSETATSIIKTYSTATLSNVESLRSVLPDGKVEIFSYIAKEKVKALYDQRKQLVLSLFEEGRRSESAGNLAFALKQWYFGIVLLKSIPEEKIVAGNANLTVELPLAINKVLSNISLEVISDRQPAPEIREINLKATYQGRPVSLLHFRFWDGRDNNGTGQVRDGFSTIRLAGSSTTFDRITIYPQYEYYTARTENKTVEELWDLVKRSEFANAMTIQLKAEPGVKAVSEPIKSIQPNLVLDFDEEIAVADVMVKNANQLVQLMNAGDLQEVKKFAGDDEFLATKLHDYLQHNQPRAAETGHAAVNKTRTGYEVRKIRVLHTYPSINRQATEYLVLDFDSTGKPVDLNLCITDDLYEKFVAQSEYGNDWEHRQEIIKFVEKYRTAFHTRDLKTIDLMFAEEALILIGRRIETRPIKPNEVVYKGFAGQPGFEQIQLSKQQYLVRQKQIFDYQQDIFIDFSSFDIAAKSNADNVYGVQMRQSYASTTYADEGYLFLLIDFHEKDPLIYIRAWQPNEWDSSALVNSANFRVFK; translated from the coding sequence ATGAAACACTGGCTACCCCTGATTCTTTTCGCTTTTATTACAACTTTTACCCTGGCTCAGCAGCCCACCCGCGAAGCCATCGAGCGGTCGGGGAATTTTTACTTTGGCACTGGGGTTTCCAACGATGAGAACCGTGCCCGCGATGAGGCGCTGTCGGCCATCAGTTCGATGATTGCGGTGACCGTGGCCGGGAGTTTTGAATCCTCCGCAAGAGAATCGAATTTGAACTATTCTGAAACGGCTACCTCCATCATCAAAACTTACTCTACCGCCACCCTTAGCAATGTGGAGTCGTTGCGGAGCGTGCTGCCCGACGGAAAGGTAGAGATTTTCAGTTACATTGCCAAAGAGAAGGTGAAGGCGCTGTATGACCAGCGTAAGCAGTTGGTGCTTTCGCTGTTTGAAGAGGGAAGGCGAAGCGAATCTGCCGGCAATCTTGCCTTTGCATTGAAGCAATGGTACTTTGGCATTGTATTGCTGAAATCCATTCCCGAAGAAAAAATCGTAGCCGGAAACGCCAACCTGACGGTGGAATTACCGCTGGCCATCAACAAGGTGTTGAGCAACATCAGCCTTGAGGTCATATCAGACCGGCAGCCCGCGCCGGAAATCAGGGAGATCAACCTGAAGGCAACCTATCAGGGACGGCCTGTCTCGCTGTTGCACTTCCGTTTTTGGGATGGTCGCGACAACAACGGAACCGGGCAGGTGCGCGATGGATTTTCGACGATCCGTTTAGCCGGTTCAAGTACAACCTTTGACCGAATTACGATTTATCCCCAGTACGAATATTACACCGCCCGCACCGAAAACAAAACCGTGGAGGAGCTTTGGGATCTGGTAAAACGTTCGGAGTTCGCCAATGCCATGACCATTCAGTTAAAGGCAGAGCCCGGGGTAAAAGCAGTTTCGGAACCGATTAAGTCCATACAGCCCAACCTTGTACTGGATTTTGATGAGGAAATTGCTGTGGCCGATGTGATGGTGAAAAATGCCAACCAGTTGGTGCAATTGATGAATGCTGGCGACCTGCAGGAAGTAAAAAAGTTTGCCGGAGATGATGAGTTCCTTGCCACCAAGCTGCATGATTATTTGCAGCACAACCAGCCCAGGGCAGCAGAAACCGGCCATGCGGCAGTGAACAAAACAAGGACAGGTTATGAAGTCCGGAAAATCAGGGTGCTGCACACATACCCCTCCATCAACAGGCAGGCAACGGAATACCTGGTACTCGATTTTGACAGCACAGGCAAACCGGTTGACCTGAACCTGTGCATTACCGATGACCTTTATGAAAAGTTTGTGGCGCAGTCGGAATATGGCAACGACTGGGAGCACCGGCAGGAGATCATCAAGTTTGTGGAAAAGTACCGCACGGCTTTCCACACCCGCGACCTCAAAACCATTGACCTGATGTTTGCCGAAGAGGCGCTGATCCTCATCGGGCGGCGGATCGAAACCCGGCCAATCAAACCCAATGAGGTGGTGTACAAAGGCTTTGCAGGCCAGCCCGGCTTCGAGCAGATTCAGCTTTCCAAGCAGCAATACCTTGTCCGCCAAAAGCAGATTTTCGACTACCAGCAGGATATTTTTATCGATTTCAGCAGTTTTGATATCGCCGCCAAAAGCAATGCCGACAATGTTTACGGCGTGCAGATGCGCCAGAGCTATGCCTCCACCACCTACGCCGACGAAGGGTACCTCTTCCTGCTGATCGACTTCCACGAAAAAGACCCCCTCATCTACATCCGCGCCTGGCAGCCCAACGAATGGGACAGCAGCGCACTGGTCAACTCGGCCAATTTCAGGGTGTTTAAGTGA
- a CDS encoding FUSC family protein yields MNQKELSQLTDKELLEVVKNNKPSPIIDAFFIGFLVGIIIYSVAANTWGLVTLIPLVLIYAFLKKPKQYEHLKKELKNRNLQ; encoded by the coding sequence ATGAACCAAAAAGAACTATCTCAATTAACTGACAAAGAGCTGCTGGAAGTAGTAAAAAACAACAAACCATCTCCCATAATTGATGCATTTTTTATTGGGTTTTTAGTTGGAATAATAATTTATAGTGTTGCTGCAAACACGTGGGGGTTAGTTACGCTTATTCCCTTGGTTCTAATTTATGCTTTCCTGAAGAAACCAAAGCAATATGAACATTTAAAGAAAGAATTGAAAAACCGAAACCTTCAATAA